The proteins below come from a single Dermatophilaceae bacterium Soc4.6 genomic window:
- a CDS encoding ATP-dependent DNA helicase produces MVDLRRAPALVVEVPDLDGDQQRAVDHRGRLLRVLGAPGTGKTTTAVEVVVHRVAHDGLTPDSCLLLTSSRTAAARLRDRVTARVGGTTTESLARTHQAFGFGILRREAALRGEPAPRLLSGPEQDVVLRDLLAGHVSGVPGPAWPAHLGPALERRGFRAELRDLLMRAVEHGLEPVHLAALGAEQHRPEWVAAAQVLREYDEVTALSRPGGYDPAWILTAAADRLEDDPEALARLTEQVRVVVVDDAQELTSAGARLLGVLGRAGVDVVLIGDPDSAVQTFRGADPRILASGWADLAPRPGEWPTVVLGTAYRQGPRLREASAAVARRIGALGGAAQRVARPAPERMERLDVALLRAVPQEAAHVAAELRRAHLLDGMPWGDMAVIVRGRSRDAALRRALAAQGVPVAAGASEIPVRDEVAVRPLLTLLDLVLRVARDPEATPSPDEAVDLLLSPLGECDAVRLRRLRRLLRRDELDAGGQRPSDELLAVALLDLGAAVDLGLDGAPLRRIATAVSHGLAAARVVDGDDGAPVWAPGVTAEDVLWEIWRGLDVASVWRNRALRGGSRGERADRDLDAVVALFGAVAAFVDRLPGSGPDAFLEHVRGQDVPGDTLVPRAPQEQAVSVLTPALAAGLEWRFVVVAGVQEGVWPDLRLRGSLLGSEDLVAVVTGRGTTTRAAQAAVRYDETRLFHVAISRARERLLVTAVRSEDEQPSVYLDLVDPPGQWPDEPLDPRDDPGARMERVRQPVDVVPPLTLPALVARLRRDLVIGSVAQARSAATALRRLAVEGVPGADPGRWWALRPVSDDRPLREVDQQVRVSPSKVETFATCGLRWLLTTAGGDSPSVGRANLGTLVHDIAHELGDDVDVPTLVAEVDRRWGRLGLPPGWSTDRLRQEAHGMVTRLVDYYERAPREGWELVGSEVTMEAEIGRAVVTGRVDRLERDAQGGLRVLDYKTGSSVPTKAAMDQHLQLAVYQVAVEHGAFEAGTDSAGAAILRLSKKAPRDNVPLTQRPLAEQDDPGWAQDVVAQVADGMAGASVQAVAGEHCKFCPVRSSCPVQPEGDVVS; encoded by the coding sequence ATGGTCGACCTGCGCCGCGCCCCCGCACTCGTCGTCGAGGTGCCCGACCTCGACGGCGACCAGCAGCGTGCCGTCGACCACCGCGGCCGGCTGCTGCGGGTGCTCGGCGCCCCTGGCACCGGCAAGACGACCACGGCCGTCGAGGTCGTCGTCCACCGCGTGGCCCACGACGGGCTGACCCCCGACTCCTGCCTCCTGCTCACCTCGAGCCGCACCGCCGCTGCCCGCCTGCGCGACCGCGTGACGGCCCGGGTCGGCGGCACGACCACCGAGTCCCTGGCCCGCACCCATCAGGCGTTCGGCTTCGGCATCCTGCGCCGCGAGGCCGCTCTGCGCGGAGAGCCCGCCCCACGCCTGCTCAGCGGCCCGGAGCAGGACGTCGTGCTGCGTGACCTGCTCGCGGGCCACGTCAGTGGGGTCCCCGGTCCGGCCTGGCCCGCCCACCTCGGGCCGGCGCTCGAGCGCCGGGGCTTCCGCGCCGAGCTGCGCGACCTGCTGATGCGGGCCGTCGAGCACGGCCTCGAGCCTGTGCACCTCGCCGCCCTCGGTGCGGAGCAGCACCGCCCCGAGTGGGTCGCGGCCGCCCAGGTGCTGCGGGAGTACGACGAGGTCACCGCCCTCTCCCGCCCGGGCGGCTATGACCCGGCCTGGATCCTCACCGCCGCCGCCGACCGTCTCGAGGACGACCCCGAGGCCCTGGCCCGCCTCACCGAGCAGGTGCGGGTCGTCGTCGTCGACGACGCGCAGGAGCTGACGTCAGCCGGTGCCCGCCTGCTGGGCGTGCTCGGCCGCGCCGGCGTCGACGTCGTCCTGATCGGCGACCCCGACAGTGCCGTGCAGACCTTCCGCGGCGCCGACCCGCGCATCCTCGCCTCGGGCTGGGCCGACCTCGCGCCCCGCCCGGGGGAGTGGCCCACGGTGGTGCTCGGCACGGCGTACCGGCAGGGCCCGCGGCTGCGGGAGGCCTCCGCGGCGGTGGCCCGTCGTATCGGCGCCCTCGGCGGCGCCGCCCAGCGCGTGGCCCGACCTGCCCCTGAGCGTATGGAGCGCCTCGACGTCGCCCTCCTGCGCGCGGTGCCGCAGGAGGCTGCGCACGTCGCTGCTGAGCTGCGGCGGGCCCACCTGCTCGACGGGATGCCGTGGGGCGACATGGCCGTCATCGTGCGCGGCCGCAGCCGTGACGCCGCGTTGCGCCGCGCGCTCGCCGCCCAGGGGGTGCCCGTCGCCGCGGGGGCGTCGGAGATCCCGGTGCGCGACGAGGTGGCCGTCCGCCCGCTGCTCACCCTGCTCGACCTCGTGCTGCGCGTCGCCCGCGACCCTGAGGCGACCCCGTCACCCGACGAGGCGGTCGACCTGCTGCTCTCGCCGCTCGGAGAGTGCGACGCCGTGCGCCTGCGGCGGCTGCGGCGGCTGCTGCGCCGCGACGAGCTCGACGCCGGAGGGCAGCGACCGAGCGACGAGCTCCTCGCCGTGGCCCTGCTCGACCTCGGGGCCGCGGTCGACCTCGGCCTCGACGGTGCCCCGCTGCGGCGCATCGCGACGGCCGTGTCGCACGGGCTCGCGGCGGCGCGCGTGGTCGACGGCGACGACGGGGCGCCCGTCTGGGCGCCGGGCGTCACGGCGGAGGACGTGCTGTGGGAGATCTGGCGCGGTCTCGACGTCGCGTCCGTGTGGCGCAACCGGGCCCTGCGCGGCGGCTCGCGAGGGGAGCGGGCCGACCGTGACCTCGACGCCGTCGTCGCCCTCTTCGGGGCGGTCGCCGCCTTCGTCGACCGGCTCCCCGGCTCCGGGCCCGACGCCTTCCTCGAGCACGTGCGCGGGCAGGACGTGCCGGGCGACACGCTCGTGCCCCGCGCGCCGCAGGAGCAGGCCGTCTCGGTGCTGACGCCGGCGCTCGCCGCGGGCCTGGAGTGGCGCTTCGTGGTCGTCGCCGGCGTGCAGGAGGGCGTGTGGCCAGACCTGCGGCTGCGCGGCTCGCTCCTCGGGTCGGAGGACCTCGTAGCCGTCGTCACGGGCCGCGGCACGACGACCCGCGCGGCGCAGGCGGCCGTGCGCTACGACGAGACGCGGCTCTTCCATGTCGCCATCTCGCGCGCCCGCGAGCGACTGCTCGTCACCGCAGTGCGCAGCGAGGACGAGCAGCCCTCGGTCTATCTCGACCTTGTCGACCCGCCGGGCCAGTGGCCCGACGAGCCGCTCGACCCCCGCGACGACCCCGGAGCTCGCATGGAGCGCGTCCGGCAGCCCGTCGACGTCGTCCCACCGCTCACCCTCCCGGCGCTCGTGGCCCGTCTGCGTCGCGACCTCGTGATCGGGTCCGTGGCCCAGGCCCGTTCTGCCGCAACGGCGTTGCGCCGGCTGGCCGTCGAGGGCGTGCCCGGCGCCGACCCCGGCCGCTGGTGGGCCCTGCGCCCCGTGAGCGACGACCGCCCGCTGCGTGAGGTCGACCAGCAGGTGCGGGTCTCCCCGTCGAAGGTCGAGACCTTCGCCACCTGCGGTCTGCGGTGGCTGCTCACGACCGCCGGTGGGGACAGCCCCAGCGTGGGCCGGGCCAACCTCGGCACGCTGGTCCACGACATCGCCCACGAGCTCGGCGACGACGTCGACGTGCCCACCCTCGTCGCCGAGGTCGACCGGCGCTGGGGTCGGCTGGGGCTGCCACCGGGGTGGTCGACCGACCGGCTGCGCCAGGAGGCGCACGGCATGGTCACCCGACTGGTCGACTACTACGAGCGGGCGCCCCGAGAGGGCTGGGAGCTCGTCGGCTCCGAGGTCACGATGGAGGCCGAGATCGGCCGGGCCGTGGTCACCGGCCGCGTCGACCGGCTCGAGCGCGACGCCCAGGGGGGGCTGCGGGTGCTCGACTACAAGACCGGGTCGAGCGTGCCGACCAAGGCGGCGATGGACCAGCACCTGCAGCTCGCGGTCTACCAGGTGGCGGTCGAGCACGGTGCCTTCGAGGCCGGCACCGACTCCGCGGGAGCGGCCATCCTGAGGCTCAGCAAGAAGGCGCCCCGCGACAACGTGCCCCTGACCCAGCGACCGCTCGCCGAGCAGGACGACCCCGGCTGGGCGCAGGACGTCGTCGCGCAGGTCGCCGACGGCATGGCCGGCGCCAGCGTGCAGGCCGTCGCCGGTGAGCACTGCAAGTTCTGCCCCGTGCGCAGCTCGTGCCCGGTCCAGCCGGAGGGGGACGTCGTCTCATGA
- a CDS encoding phosphotransferase, whose protein sequence is MTRTPVQLAALASSAVPGLDPVEVRGALTSPEQGYELAFVTDVQHRQWVVRAPLTPAAGAQMDSTVALLALLGRRLPFAVPAPRGFVAVPEGRAVVYPHIAGRPVELAAVPPGPGLAAELGRTLAAIHNVDRAVYDEAGVPVYDAEAWRRRRLADLDRGASTGHVPTAMLARWERELENVSLWRFAPTPVHGDITGEQVLATFEDELDAATGRIRGVTGWDDAKVADPAEDFALVVTRCDAATIETVLEAYANHRVERPDAHLQRRARLAAQLRLLTGLLAATAAGRRDLVRDRAAELRDLDEQMVDVDADELEAAQARAGEAARAADTYIAAPVAVGDVGDVEHLPAVEEGEPVADGSAVEDTTVIPPEELELLRAARIDDDEQAQAGPESDEAPEGDS, encoded by the coding sequence GTGACCCGCACCCCCGTCCAGCTGGCCGCCCTCGCGAGCTCGGCCGTGCCCGGGCTCGACCCGGTGGAGGTGCGCGGCGCGCTCACCTCGCCCGAGCAGGGTTACGAGCTCGCGTTCGTCACCGACGTGCAGCACCGGCAGTGGGTCGTGCGCGCGCCGCTCACCCCGGCGGCCGGAGCGCAGATGGACTCCACCGTGGCGCTGCTGGCGTTGCTGGGTCGGCGGCTGCCCTTCGCGGTGCCCGCTCCCCGGGGCTTCGTGGCCGTACCGGAGGGCCGGGCCGTGGTCTACCCGCACATCGCCGGGCGGCCGGTCGAGCTCGCGGCGGTGCCGCCGGGGCCGGGGCTCGCAGCCGAGCTGGGCCGCACGCTCGCGGCGATCCACAACGTCGACCGGGCCGTCTACGACGAGGCGGGCGTGCCGGTCTACGACGCTGAGGCGTGGCGCCGGCGTCGTCTGGCCGACCTCGACCGCGGGGCCTCGACGGGGCACGTGCCCACGGCGATGCTCGCGAGGTGGGAGCGCGAGCTGGAGAACGTCTCGCTCTGGCGCTTCGCACCCACCCCCGTGCACGGCGACATCACCGGCGAGCAGGTGCTCGCGACCTTCGAGGACGAGCTCGACGCGGCGACCGGCCGCATCCGGGGGGTCACCGGCTGGGACGACGCCAAGGTCGCCGACCCGGCCGAGGACTTCGCGCTCGTCGTGACCCGGTGCGACGCGGCGACGATCGAGACCGTGCTCGAGGCCTACGCCAACCACCGGGTCGAGCGGCCCGACGCCCACCTGCAGCGCAGGGCGCGGCTGGCGGCGCAGCTGCGGCTGCTGACCGGGCTGCTCGCGGCGACGGCGGCCGGCCGGCGCGACCTGGTGCGTGACCGTGCCGCCGAGCTGCGCGACCTCGACGAGCAGATGGTCGACGTGGACGCCGACGAGCTCGAGGCAGCGCAGGCCCGGGCTGGCGAGGCGGCTCGCGCAGCCGACACCTACATCGCGGCCCCGGTTGCGGTGGGGGACGTGGGCGACGTCGAGCACCTGCCCGCAGTCGAGGAGGGTGAGCCCGTGGCGGACGGGTCAGCTGTCGAGGACACCACGGTGATCCCACCCGAGGAGCTCGAACTGCTGCGCGCGGCCCGGATCGACGACGACGAGCAGGCGCAGGCGGGCCCGGAGTCGGACGAGGCGCCCGAGGGCGACTCCTGA
- a CDS encoding UvrD-helicase domain-containing protein — MSVVHEDRQATPLRVLSAHEISAAVDNPPPTDEQRAVIEAPADRPLLVVAGAGSGKTETMASRVVWLVANGHVEPDQVLGLTFTRKAASELAERIGRRLARLESSGLWTPRALDDDGAEALGGIPVVSTYHSYAGRLVREHALRLGYEPESRLLSEAAAWQYAAEAVARYDGPVDEVTSAESTIISSVTSLAGEMAEHLLEPEDVIALIDEVEDRWLAVPKGKNQLRIHPLRVPLDALVNRRAILPMVRAYLDLKRSRDALDFSDQMALAARLARDVPSVGALERQRFRAVLLDEFQDTSRAQMVLLSHLYAAAGSGIGVTAVGDPNQSIYGWRGASATTLADFRQQFPDPEAPDGLAREAQLSTSWRNDRAVLDAANVVSAPLRDESRVRVAALRPRPGAGPGDIEVGRFDRVDDEAEHLAAWIAAKWRRPSGTRTRETAAVLCRKRSQFPLVVEALRRHDLPVEVVGLGGLLLTPEVSDLVSLLWVVQDPSRGDRLMRLLTGPLCRLGAADLDGLATWARAQQREPRGLYVVPLPGLEPVEPVVQFDDPREEASDSRDADESGMAVLPPDDVVRDQAPESSERASIVEALDDLPGQEWRGPDGQQISPSGLGRLRELGLVLRGLRALTALPLADLVGEAERSIGLDIEVLARPEHTPTTARAHLDAFADVAAQFSMQADRPTLLGFLAWIDAAVDQERGLDTPTSESNVDAVQVLTVHAAKGLEWDHVAVPGLVEGSFPAREHGATSKVVDGEWVVGEHHDKGWLVGADGVPYPLRGDRDGLPHLSWAADADWKDLQEAFAQFQVEGGRHALAEERRLAYVAFTRARASMLLTAPVWSDGQSPRVTSTFLLELLDPESGLPVRRVAWADMPPVEGDKPVNPRTAEPVQHEWPHDPLAARRAELADAVARVGLTLQALETVVSGEATEAGDAGGATGIVDAETERELTLLLRERDGRRRPGEPVVDLPRHLSASAVVQLATDSARYASQLRRPMPSEPAHAARRGTAFHAWVEEHYASAAMVDVFDLPGSADDDAGDDAELPAMKAQFLASEWADRVPEAIETSVETVVDGIAIRGRLDAVFPRDDGGYTVVDWKTGAKPSTGEAKHRALQLGAYALAYARLRGLPAAKVDAAFYYAGTGETVRPRLPRERDLVTLLQRVQGTT; from the coding sequence ATGAGCGTCGTGCACGAGGACAGGCAGGCCACACCCCTCAGGGTGCTCAGTGCCCACGAGATCTCGGCGGCCGTCGACAACCCCCCGCCCACCGACGAGCAGCGGGCGGTCATCGAGGCCCCGGCCGACCGACCCCTGCTCGTCGTCGCCGGGGCCGGCTCGGGCAAGACCGAGACCATGGCGTCGCGGGTCGTCTGGCTCGTCGCCAACGGCCACGTCGAGCCCGACCAGGTGCTCGGCCTCACCTTCACCCGCAAGGCTGCCTCCGAGCTGGCCGAGCGCATCGGCCGCCGGCTCGCCCGGCTGGAGTCGAGCGGGTTGTGGACGCCCCGGGCCCTTGACGACGACGGCGCCGAGGCGCTCGGCGGCATACCGGTCGTCTCCACCTACCACTCGTACGCCGGTCGGCTGGTGCGCGAGCACGCGTTGCGACTGGGCTACGAGCCGGAGTCCCGCCTGCTGTCCGAGGCGGCGGCCTGGCAGTATGCCGCCGAGGCTGTCGCGCGGTATGACGGTCCGGTCGACGAGGTGACGTCCGCGGAGTCGACGATCATCTCCAGCGTCACCTCGCTCGCGGGCGAGATGGCCGAGCACCTGCTCGAGCCGGAGGACGTCATCGCCCTGATCGACGAGGTCGAGGACCGCTGGCTGGCGGTGCCCAAGGGCAAGAACCAGCTGCGAATCCATCCCCTGCGCGTTCCCCTCGACGCGTTGGTCAACCGGCGGGCGATCCTGCCGATGGTCCGCGCCTACCTCGACCTCAAGCGCTCGCGCGACGCCCTCGACTTCTCCGACCAGATGGCCCTGGCGGCGCGGCTCGCGCGCGACGTGCCATCGGTGGGCGCCCTCGAGCGGCAACGGTTTCGGGCGGTGCTGCTCGACGAGTTCCAGGACACCTCGCGCGCCCAGATGGTGCTCCTCAGCCACCTGTACGCCGCTGCCGGCTCCGGCATCGGCGTCACCGCCGTGGGCGACCCCAACCAGTCGATCTACGGCTGGCGCGGTGCGAGCGCCACGACGCTGGCCGACTTCCGGCAGCAGTTCCCCGACCCCGAGGCGCCGGACGGGCTGGCCCGCGAGGCGCAGCTGTCGACCAGCTGGCGCAACGACCGGGCAGTGCTCGACGCCGCCAACGTCGTCTCCGCGCCGCTGCGCGACGAGTCGCGGGTGCGGGTCGCCGCGCTCCGGCCCCGCCCGGGCGCCGGACCCGGCGACATCGAGGTGGGCCGCTTCGACCGGGTCGACGACGAGGCCGAGCACCTGGCCGCGTGGATCGCCGCGAAGTGGCGACGCCCCAGCGGCACCCGCACCCGTGAGACAGCAGCAGTGCTGTGCCGCAAGCGATCCCAGTTCCCGCTCGTCGTCGAAGCCCTCCGTCGTCACGACCTGCCGGTCGAGGTCGTGGGGCTCGGCGGGCTGCTGCTCACCCCGGAGGTGAGTGACCTGGTGAGCCTGCTCTGGGTGGTGCAGGATCCGTCCCGTGGAGACCGGTTGATGCGTCTGCTCACCGGGCCGCTGTGCCGTCTGGGCGCGGCCGACCTCGACGGGCTCGCCACCTGGGCGCGGGCCCAGCAGCGCGAGCCGCGTGGGCTGTACGTCGTCCCGCTGCCCGGTCTGGAGCCGGTGGAGCCGGTCGTGCAGTTCGACGACCCGCGCGAGGAGGCGTCAGACAGCCGCGACGCCGACGAGTCGGGCATGGCGGTGCTGCCGCCGGACGACGTGGTGCGTGACCAGGCGCCCGAGAGCTCGGAGCGGGCGAGCATCGTCGAGGCGCTCGACGACCTGCCGGGACAGGAGTGGCGCGGGCCCGACGGGCAGCAGATCTCCCCCTCGGGGCTGGGTCGGCTGCGCGAGCTGGGGCTGGTGCTGCGGGGGCTGCGGGCGCTGACCGCGTTGCCTCTGGCCGACCTCGTGGGGGAGGCCGAGCGCTCGATCGGTCTCGACATCGAGGTGCTCGCGCGGCCCGAGCACACGCCGACGACGGCGCGGGCCCATCTCGATGCCTTCGCCGACGTGGCAGCGCAGTTCAGCATGCAGGCCGACCGACCGACGCTGCTGGGCTTCCTGGCGTGGATCGATGCCGCGGTCGATCAGGAGCGCGGGCTGGACACGCCGACCTCCGAGTCCAACGTCGACGCCGTGCAGGTGCTGACGGTGCACGCGGCCAAGGGGCTGGAGTGGGACCACGTGGCCGTGCCGGGCCTGGTCGAGGGGTCGTTCCCCGCGCGCGAGCACGGCGCGACGAGCAAGGTCGTCGACGGCGAGTGGGTGGTGGGGGAGCACCACGACAAGGGCTGGCTGGTGGGGGCCGACGGCGTGCCGTACCCCTTGCGCGGTGACCGCGATGGCCTGCCGCACCTCAGCTGGGCGGCTGACGCCGACTGGAAGGACCTGCAGGAGGCCTTCGCGCAGTTCCAGGTCGAGGGTGGCCGGCACGCGCTGGCCGAGGAGCGCCGGCTGGCCTACGTCGCCTTCACCCGGGCCCGCGCGTCGATGCTGCTCACGGCGCCGGTGTGGTCGGACGGGCAGAGCCCGCGGGTGACCTCGACCTTCCTGCTCGAGCTGCTCGACCCGGAGTCGGGGCTGCCGGTGCGACGGGTGGCGTGGGCCGACATGCCTCCCGTGGAGGGCGACAAGCCGGTGAACCCGCGGACGGCCGAGCCGGTGCAGCACGAGTGGCCGCACGACCCGTTGGCGGCCCGGCGGGCCGAGCTGGCCGATGCCGTGGCGAGGGTGGGGCTGACGTTGCAGGCCCTGGAAACCGTCGTGTCGGGTGAGGCCACGGAGGCTGGCGACGCTGGCGGGGCCACGGGTATCGTCGACGCCGAGACCGAGCGCGAGCTGACGCTGCTGCTGCGCGAGCGGGACGGGCGGCGACGCCCGGGCGAGCCGGTCGTCGACCTGCCGAGGCACCTGTCGGCGTCGGCGGTCGTGCAGCTCGCGACCGACAGCGCCCGGTATGCCTCGCAGCTGCGTCGCCCGATGCCGTCGGAGCCGGCGCACGCGGCCCGCCGCGGCACGGCCTTCCACGCCTGGGTCGAGGAGCACTACGCGTCGGCGGCGATGGTCGACGTGTTCGACCTGCCCGGCAGCGCCGACGATGACGCGGGCGACGACGCCGAGCTGCCCGCGATGAAGGCGCAGTTCCTGGCCAGCGAGTGGGCCGACCGGGTGCCCGAGGCGATCGAGACCTCGGTCGAGACGGTCGTCGACGGCATCGCGATCCGCGGCCGCCTCGACGCGGTCTTCCCCCGCGACGACGGCGGCTACACCGTCGTCGACTGGAAGACCGGCGCCAAGCCCTCGACGGGCGAGGCGAAGCACCGGGCTCTCCAGCTCGGGGCGTACGCCCTCGCCTACGCACGGTTGCGCGGGCTGCCCGCAGCCAAGGTCGACGCGGCGTTCTACTACGCGGGCACCGGGGAGACCGTGCGGCCGAGGCTGCCGCGGGAGAGGGACCTCGTGACCCTGCTGCAGCGCGTGCAGGGGACGACGTGA
- a CDS encoding MGMT family protein: MSAPYGLVPDKAQEVLEVVARVPSGMVVTYGDVAEMVGGRGPRFVGNVMSRYAAGLPWWRVLRAGGWPPKGLEAEALDHYRAEGTPMVGGTLEGLRVDLGRARWEPDLSNGWPESGTG, from the coding sequence GTGAGCGCTCCATACGGGCTGGTGCCGGACAAGGCGCAAGAGGTGCTCGAGGTGGTCGCCCGGGTGCCCTCGGGCATGGTCGTCACCTATGGCGACGTCGCCGAGATGGTCGGCGGGCGCGGCCCGCGCTTCGTCGGCAACGTCATGAGCCGGTATGCCGCGGGACTGCCCTGGTGGCGTGTGCTGCGGGCCGGTGGGTGGCCGCCGAAGGGGCTCGAGGCGGAAGCGCTGGATCACTATCGCGCTGAGGGGACGCCGATGGTCGGTGGCACGCTCGAGGGGCTGCGGGTCGATCTGGGGCGCGCCCGGTGGGAGCCGGACCTCAGCAACGGGTGGCCGGAGAGCGGTACGGGGTGA